A genomic stretch from Cydia amplana chromosome 1, ilCydAmpl1.1, whole genome shotgun sequence includes:
- the LOC134648616 gene encoding putative peptidyl-prolyl cis-trans isomerase dodo → MSQDSDAPLPEGWEMRTSRSTGMTYFLNSYTKKSQWERPEAPADPGEIRCCHILIKHAGSRRPSSWRDEKIDRSKEDALDALKGYRKQIVSKNAQFVDIASKYSDCSSAKRGGDLGMFGRGQMQAPFEEEAFKLKVGQLSKPIETESGFHIILRTV, encoded by the coding sequence ATGTCTCAAGACAGCGACGCTCCACTGCCTGAAGGATGGGAGATGCGGACCAGCCGATCTACTGGCATGACATATTTCCTCAACAGTTACACAAAGAAGTCACAGTGGGAGCGGCCAGAAGCCCCTGCGGACCCAGGTGAGATCCGTTGCTGCCATATCCTGATCAAGCATGCTGGCAGCCGGAGACCGTCATCATGGAGAGATGAGAAGATAGACCGATCTAAAGAGGATGCTTTAGATGCCCTTAAGGGATATCGCAAGCAGATAGTTTCCAAAAATGCTCAGTTTGTGGATATTGCCTCAAAGTATTCAGATTGCTCATCGGCAAAGCGAGGTGGTGATCTAGGAATGTTTGGGCGAGGCCAAATGCAGGCTCCATTTGAAGAAGAGGCTTTTAAGCTTAAAGTTGGACAACTGAGTAAGCCTATTGAGACAGAATCTGgatttcacattattttaagGACTGTTTGA
- the LOC134648451 gene encoding uncharacterized protein LOC134648451 — protein MSGYRANRSMLHYWLLLSWFGTASLQYIQIEPTSDPLIAPDLSTFNAHVPYVNYYNPPLRGEFNVQSDPIDNGYGPTDVYNRFYPSWVYPPADRKRRTINEDSKNWLPNLLDSEKHTETEERAVTPQINQESNSDNETNTEILSLRKRSFSPWGGKRAAGVNVDQMWTWKRATRSREPSMPKRVRFSPWGGKRSGQVLYHPGSKVKRVIYSTSIPALTRILSNYSPSDRPSDMTDYRFRPSFDKRHPIKIQGMGAQSDHVREALPFKNYLSALPPLFKPGHPYVDLSLKNDGKRKVIFSQWGGKRTAPIIGPIWTPDLGNVKEATLDAVILIRNNNIDEAKDESTKAM, from the coding sequence AAGCATGTTGCACTACTGGCTTCTGCTGTCCTGGTTTGGCACAGCAAGCCTGCAATACATCCAGATCGAGCCCACATCAGACCCGCTCATAGCCCCCGACCTCTCGACCTTCAACGCCCACGTCCCGTACGTCAACTATTACAACCCCCCGCTCCGAGGCGAATTCAACGTGCAGAGCGACCCCATCGACAATGGATACGGACCCACGGACGTGTATAACCGATTTTACCCAAGCTGGGTCTATCCCCCCGCCGATCGCAAACGACGAACCATAAATGAAGACTCAAAAAATTGGTTACCCAATTTACTAGACAGTGAAAAACATACTGAAACTGAAGAGAGAGCCGTTACACCCCAAATAAACCAAGAGTCCAACTCTGATAATGAAACTAATACGGAGATTTTGAGCCTTCGGAAAAGGAGCTTTAGCCCGTGGGGCGGCAAGCGGGCGGCAGGCGTCAACGTCGATCAGATGTGGACCTGGAAGCGCGCCACTCGCAGCAGGGAGCCCAGCATGCCCAAACGGGTGCGTTTTAGCCCGTGGGGAGGAAAACGGAGCGGACAAGTGTTATACCACCCTGGCAGTAAAGTTAAGAGGGTAATTTACTCAACTTCCATACCGGCGCTCACTCGGATCTTATCCAACTATTCGCCCTCTGACCGACCATCAGATATGACTGATTACCGATTCAGACCATCATTCGACAAGCGGCATCCGATCAAAATTCAAGGTATGGGCGCTCAATCAGATCACGTCCGAGAAGCGTTACCCTTTAAGAACTACCTGTCAGCTTTGCCACCCTTGTTTAAGCCGGGCCATCCATACGTGGACTTGAGTTTGAAAAACGACGGCAAAAGAAAGGTCATATTTAGCCAATGGGGAGGGAAACGAACGGCACCCATAATTGGACCCATTTGGACACCAGATCTAGGCAATGTGAAGGAGGCTACTTTAGATGCCGTTATACTTATCAGGAATAATAATATTGACGAAGCGAAGGATGAATCGACGAAAGCAATGTAA